CGTGCACATGCTGACGCTGACCGCCACGCCCATCCCCCGCACGCTGCAGATGGCGATGACGGGCCTGCGCGAGCTATCCACCATCCAGACGCCGCCGGTCGACCGGCTGGCCGTGCGCACTTACGTGATGGAATGGGACGACATGGTGATGCGCGAGGCCCTGCTGCGCGAACACCACCGCGGCGGGCAGAGCTTCATCGTCGTGCCGCGCATTTCCGACATGGAAGTGCTGGAAGGCTGGCTGCGCGAGAATGTGCCGGAAGTGAAGGCGGTGACCGCGCATGGCCAGATGAATGCCGGCGAGATCGAAGAGCGCATGAGCGCGTTCTACGAGAAGAAATACGACGTGCTGCTGTCCACCACCATCGTGGAAAGCGGGCTGGATTTGCCCAGCGCCAATACCATCATCATCCACCGCGCCGACCGCTTCGGCCTGGCCCAGCTTTACCAGCTACGCGGGCGCGTGGGCCGCGCGAAGCTGCGCGCTTACGCTTACCTCACCACGCCCAAGGATACGGCCCTGTCCGAAGTGGCGGAGAAGCGGCTGAAGGTGCTGGGCGACCTCGATTCGCTGGGTGCGGGCTTTCAGCTTGCGAGCCATGACCTCGACATTCGCGGTGCGGGCAATTTGCTGGGGGACGAGCAGAGCGGCCATATCCGCGAGGTCGGCTTCGAACTTTACCAATCCATGCTGGAGGACGCGATCCTGGCCGCCAAGGCTGGCGAGATGGGTCTGGAAGCCAAGCCCGAAAGCGTCAGCCCGCAAATCACGGTGGATGCGCCGATCATGATCCCGGAAGATTACGTGCCTGACCTTGCCGTTCGCATGGCGCTGTATCGCCGGTTGAACGATGCGAAAGACAAGGCGGAGATTGAGGGCATGGCCGCCGAGATGATCGACCGTTTCGGCCCCCTGCCGGACGCCACAACCAATTTGATCCGCCTGATGGAAATCAAGCACCAGGCAATCGAGGCGAATATCGCCAAGATCGACGTGGGCGCGCGCGGCACGCTGGTGGGCTTCCACAAGGACGATTTCCCCGACGGCCCGGGCCTGATCGCCTATGTCGACCGCCTGAACCAGGGCGGCAAGGAAACCGCCAAGCTGCGCCCGGACATGAAGCTGGTGATCAACCGCGCATGGAGCAGCCCGGAAAGCCGCCTCAACGGCCTGATGCAGCTGACCAAGGGCCTCAGCGGCGTGGTGCGGCGTTCGAGGAAGAAGGAACGGGTAACGGCGTAAGAATGATCGTCATCCCAGCGGAAGCTGGGATCTCTGCGTAGTCCGCGCTCTGATTGTGACAGATCCCAGCGTGCGCTGGGATGACGTTAGATGAGGTTGGCGAACTCTTTCGCCGGCATCGGCTTCCCGCCCAGGAAGCCCTGCCAGCGGTCGCAGCCTTCGGACTTTACGGCGTCGCGCTGGGCTTCGGTCTCGATCCCTTCCGCCACCACGCGCAGGTCCAGCGCCTTGGCCATGGCCACGATGCCCCGGAACACCGCCAGGTCGCGCGGGTCGCTGCAGACGCCCGTCACCATGCTGCGGTCCAGCTTCAGCGCCGCCAGTGGCAGGGCTTTCAGATACTGGAAGTTGCAGAACCCCGCCCCGAAATCGTCGAGCGAGATGGCCACCCCGGCCGCTGTCAGGCGTGAAAGGATACGCGCGGATTCCTCCACATCGTCGAGCAGCGCCTGCTCCGTGATTTCCAGCGTCAGCCGATCCGCCGGGAAGCCGCTTTCGCGCAGCTCCTCAAGCACGGCCTCGGCGAAGTCGCTTTCCTCCAGGTCGCGCGCGGTCACATTGAGCGACAGGCGCAGGTTTTCCGGCCATTTCGTTGCCTCGGCCAGCGCCGCGCGCCGCACATGGGCAGAAAGCGCCAGCGATTGCCCGCTGCCGGCCGCGATGTCGAAAACCGCATCGCCGGCCAGGTCTCCGTGCACCCCGTGCTCCCAGCGCACCAGTGCCTCCGCGCCGCTCAGGGCGTTGTCTTTGCAGGCGAATTGCGGCTGGAACAGGATGTCGAGCACGCCGGTCTGCATGGCGGCCGCAAGGTCATCCGCCAGCGGGTGGCGGCTGGGACGTCGGCGGTCCGTTCGGGTTCTGCGATCGACCATGAAGGTGACACTTGTCATGCACGCGCCCTGCACCGGGTGCGCGCCCGCGTCATGCCCCGCTTCGCCCCGCGTTGCAATTCGGGACGGCGCTCCATAGGAAGCGGAACCCGCTGCATCGGCGGCAAGCAAAGGGAGGCTGCATTGGCCGGTCCATTCGAACGCCTGGCTCTGCTCGCCTCAGACACGGACAAGGCGCAGGAAGCGCGCGAGCAGGTGGAAGGCACGCGCGACTGGGTCCCGCTGGAGGAAGCCGATGCCGCCGTGGTGCTGGGCGGCGATGGCTTCATGCTGGCGACGCTGCACAGCATGCTGGATGGGGGCCGCGTAATCCCGGTTTACGGGCTGAACCTGGGCACGGTCGGCTTCCTGATGAACCGCTATCGAAAGGACCTGAACCTGTCGGAGCGGATCGCCAAGGCGAAGCCCTTCACGATCGCGCCGCTGTGCATGACCGCCACCACGCAGGACGGCGAGACGATCCAGTACAATGCCATCAACGAAGTCAGCCTTCTGCGCGAAACGCGCCAGTCCGCGCGGATCGAGGTGTCGGTGGGCGGCAAGGTGCGCATCCCGCGCCTGACGTGCGACGGGGTGCTGCTGGCGACGCCAGCTGGCTCCACCGCTTACAACCTTTCCGCAAACGGGCCGATCCTGCCGCTCGATTCGGAGCTGCTGGCCCTCACCCCCATCAGCGCCTTCCGCCCCCGCCGCTGGCGCGGGGCCATCCTGCCCGATCGCAGCACGGTGAAATTCCGCATCTTGGAGGCGGACAAGCGCCCCGTGGCCGCCGTGGCCGACCAGAAGGAAGTGCGCGACATCGCCGAAGTCAGCATCGAGATTGCACGCGATGATCGCCTCAGCCTGTTGTTCGACCCCGGCCATTCGCTGGACGAGCGGATCGTGTCGGAGCAATTCGTGGGCTGATCAGACTGTCGGTCAGGTAAGTGTGCGCGAAAAAGGCTAGAGAAGGATGGCAACATGGAGCAGCATTCGCCCGAGTGTCGCATTTTAAGAGAACAGCTTGTTGAGCTCGAGCAAAGGCTGGCAGATTATCACGAGCGACTTGAAACCGCTTTAGACCATGATCGACAATTTCAGCTCAAAACCTCTTGGGGAATTGTGAATGCTGTCCTAGGCATTGGTGCCGCTGCCATCGTATTTTTACTAGCGGGAAGGTTCGGATTCTCGGGCGGAGTCTGGGACTGGGTGGTGCCTGCAGTGGCCTTTCTTTTCTATCTCCTAGGGTTCGTCTACTCCGACAAGGGACGCCTCCGTGACAATGGCCGACTTTCGCGCCTGCCTAATTGGGCTGCGACTGAAAGCTCCTAAAGTCCGCAGCCGGACCCGAGCATGAAAAAGGGCGCGAAGCGGTTAAGCCTCGCGCCCTTTTTCATGCCTGCCGCCGGGTGGCTCCCCGAGTTGGATTCGAACCAACGACCAAGTGATTAACAGTCACCTACTCTACCGCTGAGCTATCGGGGAATAGCACCGGCTGGCGGGCAGGGGTGCGCCTATATGGCTGGCGCACCCGCTTTGCAAGACGGGAATTTCACTTCCTCACATCGCCCCGTGGCAATGCTTGTACTTGTTGCCGCTGCCACATGGGCACGGCGCGTTGCGGCTGACGGCCTGGTCCTTGAAGGGGTCGTCCGGGAAATGCCCGCCCGGCCCGGCTGCCGCAGCGGCCGAACCCGCCAGCGCGCCCAGCATCGCTTCCGCACCGGTCGGCTTGCTGGACCCATCGGAATTGTCCGTGCCGAAGAACGGATCGATGTGGCCAGTCAGGAATTCGGGCAGGTCGGGCAGTTCCTGCTGCGGCGGCGGGGCCATGCGCAGCTGGCTGTTGAGCAGGATGCGGGTCACGTCCTCGCGGATCGTCTCCAGCATGTTCTCGAACAGGCCGAAGGCTTCCTGCTTATATTCGTTGATCGGCTGCTTCTGCGCATAGGCGCGCAGGAACACGACCTGGCGCAGCGCATCCAGCGTGGCGAGGTGTTCCTTCCAGTGGTGGTCCAGCTGCTGCAGCAGCACCTGCTTTTCCACCTGGCGCCAGACGGAGGGATCGGATTCGGCGATCTTGCGATCCATTTTCTCCGTCGCCTGCGCGGACAGGCGCTCCTCGATGTCTTCCGGGTCCAGCCCGTCTTCCGCCATCCAGTCTTCCAGCGGCAGATCGATGCCGAAGACGTCGGAGACCTTCTCCTTCAGGCCCGCGACATCCCACTGTTCGGGATAGGAGCCGGGAGGCGCGTGGCTGAAGACGATGGCGTTGACTGCATCGTTGCGCATGTCGACCACCACGTCGTCCACCGTTTCGGAGTCCATGATTTCCGCGCGCTGTTCGTACACAACCTTGCGCTGGTCATTCATCACGTTGTCGTATTCGACGACCTGCTTGCGGACTTCGTAATTGCGCGCCTCGACCTTCTTCTGCGCAGTTTCGATGGCCTTGCTCAACCACTTGGAGCCGATCGCCTCGCCGTCCTCCAGGTTGGAGTTCATCATCTTGGAAAATAGCGTGTCTGGGCCGAAGATGCGCAGCAGGTCGTCTTCTAGGCAGAGGTAGAAGCGCGAGAGGCCCGGGTCGCCCTGGCGGCCGGAGCGGCCACGCAGCTGGTTGTCGATCCGGCGGCTTTCATGGCGCTCGGTGCCCAGCACGAACAGGCCGCCCGCTTCCAGCACCTTCTGCTTTTCGGCTTCCACTTCGGCCTTGATGCGGTCCACTTCCATGTCGCGCTTGGGGCCGTCTTCCATGTCGGCAAGCTCGGCCTCGATGCGGAAGTCGACATTGCCGCCCAGCTGGATGTCCGTGCCGCGGCCGGCCATGTTGGTGGCGATGGTAACGGCGCCGATGCGGCCGGCCTGCGCCACGATATGCGCTTCACGCTCGTGCTGGCGGGCATTCAGCACCTCGTGCTTCACGCCTTCCTTGTCGAGGAACTGGCTGAGCAGCTCCGACTTCTCGATGGAGACCGTGCCGACCAGCACCGGCTGGCCGATCTGGTTCTTTTCCTTGATCGATTTCGCGATGGCCGCGAACTTGTCGAGCGTGTTCTTGTAGAACTCGTCTTCCTCGTCGATGCGCTGGACGGGGACGTTCGTTGGGATCTCCACCACGTTCAGCTTGTAGATGTCCCAGAATTCGCCCGCTTCGGTGGCGGCCGTGCCGGTCATGCCGGACAGCTTGGGATACATGCGGAAATAGTTCTGGAAAGTGATCGAGGCCATGGTCTGGTTCTCGGGCTCGATCTTCACGCCTTCCTTCGCCTCGGCGGCCTGGTGCAGGCCGTTGGACCAGCGGCGACCGTCCATCATGCGGCCGGTGAATTCATCGATGATGACGACCTTGTCGTCCTTTACGATGTAATCCGTATCGCGCTTGAACATCACGATAGCTTTCAGCGCCTGGTCGAGGTGGTGCACGACCTGCGTGTTCTCGACATCGTACAGGTTCTCGCCCTCCAGCAGGCCGGCGGCGGCGAGGCGCTTCTCGACCTCCTCGATCCCCTCCTCAGTCAGCTGGACGTTCTTGGATTTCTCGTCCTTCTCGTAATATTCCTCTTCCAGGTTCTTCACGATTTCGTCGAGCGCGATGTAGAGATCCTGCTTGTCATCGGTCGGGCCAGAGATGATCAGCGGGGTCCGCGCCTCGTCGATCAGGATGGAATCCACCTCGTCGACGATGGCGTAATTGAAGGGGCGCTGCACCATCTGGCTGCGCTCGTGCTTCATGTTGTCGCGCAGGTAATCGAAGCCGAATTCGTTGTTGGTGCCGTATGTGATGTCGGCGGCATAGGCGGCCCGCCGCTCGTGCTCTGGCAGGTTGGGCACGATGGTGCCGACAGTCAGGCCCAGGAAGCCATGCAGGCGGCCCATCCATTCCGCATCGCGGCTGGCCAGGTAATCGTTCACCGTCACGACGTGGACGCCCTTGCCCTCGATGGCGTTGAGATAGGTGGCGAGCGTTGCCACCAGCGTCTTGCCCTCACCCGTGCGCATTTCGGCGATTTCGCCGCGGTGGAGCACGATGCCGCCCACCATCTGCACATCGAAATGGCGCATGCCGAGCACGCGCTTGGACGCCTCGCGCACGGTGGCGAAGGCTTCGGGCAGGATATCGTCCAGCGTCTTGCCGTCCGCCAGCATGTCGCGGAACTTCTGGGTCTGCGCCTTCAGCTCCTCGTCGGAGAAATCCTCCAGCTGGGGTTCGATGGCGTTGATGGTGCCGACAATCTTGTCGAGCGAGCGGACGTAACGATCGTTGGAAGAGCCGAACAGGGCCTTGCCGAGAGAGCCGAACATGGGCGTATACCTTTGAAAAATAACGGATGTGTGGCCGCACGCCATGGCGCGGCAGCATGCATGAAAGCGGTATTGGCTGAGGCTGCGGCGCTATTCGCGCGCGCGGTCGACCGGGACGAGCACGGGCGCGGAAACGCGCGGCGGCTCTGCATGGCGCGGGGCCTGCGGGCGGACTGCGGCAATGCGCGCATCCGGCATTTGGGCGAGGGCCACGATGCCCTGCGTGTGCACGGTGGAAACCTCGTCCACCAGCACGGACTGCGCCACGTTCTCCACGCTCGCCATGCGCGCATGCGCAACGTCGCCGGTGGCGGCAAGGCCCGTGAACAGGGCAAGCAGGGTAAGAAGCTGGCGCAACATACGCCGCGCTAGATAGCGACGATTGCGGGAAAGTCCATCGCGCGCGTGGTCATTCCACCACTTCGTGCGTTACCTGCACACGCGTGGTGACACGCATGCGTACCGGATTGCCGTCCTCGTCGCGCTGCTGGACGTAGCGCGCCTGCCCGGCCGTTTCGCAGAACATTCGAGCCCTGGGACCAAACCCGCCCTCGGCCTTCGTAACGCCGCATTCCTCCACCTCGCCATTCGTGCCGACGATCAGGTAAGTCTCGATAACGGTCGGTTCGGGCAGATCGCGCGTATCCAGTTTCCACATGATGCGGTTGCGGTATGTGCTGGCGATAGGTTTGCCTGCATCGTCGCGCGCCGGATCGAAGCGCGCCCGCTGCATCAGGGCATCGCAGGCGGCGGCGTCGAGGTCGGCTGAGCCGGAGCTTTCCGTCACCGTGCAACCGATCGGCCTGCCATCGGGCCCGACCTGTAGCATGAAGCTCACATTGCCTTCGCGACCATCACGGCGCGCCTCGACCGGGTAATCGTCCGCCGTGAGCCAGCTTCCGGGCGAGGTTTTCGGCGTTGCCGGGCGACCGGGCGTGTCCGGGCCGACCGGCTCGTATGTAACGACCTCTTCGACGCTAAGGGTGACACCTTCGTCCTGCGCTGCGGCGGGCAAAACGAAGGCAACTGCCACCGATGCAGCGCCCAAACGGCAAATGTTCCAAGCGGCCATGTTTCGCTCCTATTCCGCCGGAAGCGGCAACTCCGTGACTTCGATCGATAATTGGACACGCTTGTTGATCGGCACGCCGTTTTCGTCGCGGTAAGGTGGCTCGCTCGATCTGTTCGGGCACGGGTTTCCCCCGAAGTCCTCTCGCATGTTGCGCGGGACGTCGCCGGCCATATTTACGATCTCGCAATCGAACAGCCGACCATCGGCGCCGACGGTATATGCGATCGCCACTGAGAATATGCCGAACTGCGGCTCGCGCTTGCGCCAGTAATGATTTCCGCGAACCGTTCCAGCTGCTTTGTTCAGCCCTTCCTGGATGACCTCGCCGCGTTCGAGCACAATCGGGCACGTCGCTGCGTCGAGCACCTCGCTGCCGCTCGATTCGGTTATCCGGCAGTCGATAATCGAGCCATCGATTGCATGGGCCACTTCAAAGTAGACACGCCCTTCTTCGTCATTCCGCCAGGCTTCGGCTGGATAATCCGCATGCCGGATGCCGGTCCTGTTCAAATAGGCGCGGTCGCAAACGATCGCTTCTTCGCCATCTTCGATGACGCGCGCACATCCATCGGCGCCTTCGATATCGACGACTACTGCGACGGTTTCGACTGCGGCCTCCTCGACCGCTTCCTCTGTCGACTGCGCCGTAGCAGGCGCGGTCGATGCGCTGCACGCAAGCAGCAACACTGCGACCCAAGATTTCCGCATACTCTACCCTTTCGTGCCGACGGCAAGATCCGGCTTAGTGATGGCAGATGCGCCCTTATGCCGAAAGGGTTTTACCGGGTATCAACCATGTTCGCGTAGCGCGCGTACTGACGGGCATCTCGAAGGGCCGGGCTAGGGTATAGGCGAATGAGCAAGGACTGGACAAAAGAAACGAAAGCGCCTGCGCGCCTGCCTCTGCTGGACGGCCTGCGCGGCGTCGCCGCATTCGGCGTGCTGGCCTTTCACCTGCCCGGCTTCTTCCCTGTCGGCGAAGCGATGCAGCGCGGCTATCTGTTCGTGGATCTGTTCTTCCTGCTGAGTGGGTTCGTGCTGACGCCCGTGGTCGCTGCGAAGAACGCAAAGGGCATGCGCGCGCGCGATTTTTTCCGGGCGCGCATTCTGCGGTTCTGGCCGCTGGCAGCAATAGGAACCTTATTGGCCGCCTGCCTCCTTTCGATCACGCCGGGAGCGGAATTGATCCCGTTGAAGTTTGCGCTGGCGCTTGCCTTCGTGCCGGCATTCTTCGTGGCGGAGGCGATTTTCCCGCTCAATGTCGTGCAGTGGAGCCTGTTCTGGGAATTGCTGGCCAATGGAGCCCACGCCCGGTTCTTGGACCGATGGAAGGACCGCGCCCTGATCGCCATCGTCGTGTTGGCCGGAGCTGCGCATGGCGGAGCCATTCTTGCATCTGGACATGGCAACCTTGGCGCGCATGTCGACGACTTCGCACTCGCCCTGCCGCGTATCGTCTTCAGCTATTGCATGGGCATGCTGATCGCGCGCCACTTTCGCGGAGCGTTTGTCACCCCATGGCATCGATGGATGCTGCGGCTTGCTTTACCAATCGCGGCCGTCGCCCTTCTGCCTTTGGCCGGAGCCTACATCGCGTGGCTGGAAGCCGCCGTGGTCCTTTTCGCGTTGCCAGCCTGTTTCTGGCTGATCGCGCAGTGTCAGCCCTCGGCGGCATGGCATGCGGGGCTGTCGTGGCTCGGCAGCATCTCATTCCCGCTTTACGCCGTGCACATGCCGATCCTCATCGCCTCGCAAATGATGACCTTTCTGCTGCTGGAAGAGATTTCGTGGCATGGCGCCGTCATCGCGCTCGTCCTTACTGTATTCGCCTCCGCATGGCTGGCGCGCGTGATGGAACCGGGGCGCGTCTGGCGGCGGGCCACGGGTCCGCAGGCAGCACCCAACCCGGCT
This genomic interval from Paraurantiacibacter namhicola contains the following:
- the secA gene encoding preprotein translocase subunit SecA is translated as MFGSLGKALFGSSNDRYVRSLDKIVGTINAIEPQLEDFSDEELKAQTQKFRDMLADGKTLDDILPEAFATVREASKRVLGMRHFDVQMVGGIVLHRGEIAEMRTGEGKTLVATLATYLNAIEGKGVHVVTVNDYLASRDAEWMGRLHGFLGLTVGTIVPNLPEHERRAAYAADITYGTNNEFGFDYLRDNMKHERSQMVQRPFNYAIVDEVDSILIDEARTPLIISGPTDDKQDLYIALDEIVKNLEEEYYEKDEKSKNVQLTEEGIEEVEKRLAAAGLLEGENLYDVENTQVVHHLDQALKAIVMFKRDTDYIVKDDKVVIIDEFTGRMMDGRRWSNGLHQAAEAKEGVKIEPENQTMASITFQNYFRMYPKLSGMTGTAATEAGEFWDIYKLNVVEIPTNVPVQRIDEEDEFYKNTLDKFAAIAKSIKEKNQIGQPVLVGTVSIEKSELLSQFLDKEGVKHEVLNARQHEREAHIVAQAGRIGAVTIATNMAGRGTDIQLGGNVDFRIEAELADMEDGPKRDMEVDRIKAEVEAEKQKVLEAGGLFVLGTERHESRRIDNQLRGRSGRQGDPGLSRFYLCLEDDLLRIFGPDTLFSKMMNSNLEDGEAIGSKWLSKAIETAQKKVEARNYEVRKQVVEYDNVMNDQRKVVYEQRAEIMDSETVDDVVVDMRNDAVNAIVFSHAPPGSYPEQWDVAGLKEKVSDVFGIDLPLEDWMAEDGLDPEDIEERLSAQATEKMDRKIAESDPSVWRQVEKQVLLQQLDHHWKEHLATLDALRQVVFLRAYAQKQPINEYKQEAFGLFENMLETIREDVTRILLNSQLRMAPPPQQELPDLPEFLTGHIDPFFGTDNSDGSSKPTGAEAMLGALAGSAAAAAGPGGHFPDDPFKDQAVSRNAPCPCGSGNKYKHCHGAM
- a CDS encoding NAD kinase; the protein is MAGPFERLALLASDTDKAQEAREQVEGTRDWVPLEEADAAVVLGGDGFMLATLHSMLDGGRVIPVYGLNLGTVGFLMNRYRKDLNLSERIAKAKPFTIAPLCMTATTQDGETIQYNAINEVSLLRETRQSARIEVSVGGKVRIPRLTCDGVLLATPAGSTAYNLSANGPILPLDSELLALTPISAFRPRRWRGAILPDRSTVKFRILEADKRPVAAVADQKEVRDIAEVSIEIARDDRLSLLFDPGHSLDERIVSEQFVG
- a CDS encoding EAL domain-containing protein → MTSVTFMVDRRTRTDRRRPSRHPLADDLAAAMQTGVLDILFQPQFACKDNALSGAEALVRWEHGVHGDLAGDAVFDIAAGSGQSLALSAHVRRAALAEATKWPENLRLSLNVTARDLEESDFAEAVLEELRESGFPADRLTLEITEQALLDDVEESARILSRLTAAGVAISLDDFGAGFCNFQYLKALPLAALKLDRSMVTGVCSDPRDLAVFRGIVAMAKALDLRVVAEGIETEAQRDAVKSEGCDRWQGFLGGKPMPAKEFANLI
- a CDS encoding energy transducer TonB encodes the protein MRKSWVAVLLLACSASTAPATAQSTEEAVEEAAVETVAVVVDIEGADGCARVIEDGEEAIVCDRAYLNRTGIRHADYPAEAWRNDEEGRVYFEVAHAIDGSIIDCRITESSGSEVLDAATCPIVLERGEVIQEGLNKAAGTVRGNHYWRKREPQFGIFSVAIAYTVGADGRLFDCEIVNMAGDVPRNMREDFGGNPCPNRSSEPPYRDENGVPINKRVQLSIEVTELPLPAE
- a CDS encoding energy transducer TonB, translated to MAVAFVLPAAAQDEGVTLSVEEVVTYEPVGPDTPGRPATPKTSPGSWLTADDYPVEARRDGREGNVSFMLQVGPDGRPIGCTVTESSGSADLDAAACDALMQRARFDPARDDAGKPIASTYRNRIMWKLDTRDLPEPTVIETYLIVGTNGEVEECGVTKAEGGFGPRARMFCETAGQARYVQQRDEDGNPVRMRVTTRVQVTHEVVE
- a CDS encoding acyltransferase family protein, coding for MSKDWTKETKAPARLPLLDGLRGVAAFGVLAFHLPGFFPVGEAMQRGYLFVDLFFLLSGFVLTPVVAAKNAKGMRARDFFRARILRFWPLAAIGTLLAACLLSITPGAELIPLKFALALAFVPAFFVAEAIFPLNVVQWSLFWELLANGAHARFLDRWKDRALIAIVVLAGAAHGGAILASGHGNLGAHVDDFALALPRIVFSYCMGMLIARHFRGAFVTPWHRWMLRLALPIAAVALLPLAGAYIAWLEAAVVLFALPACFWLIAQCQPSAAWHAGLSWLGSISFPLYAVHMPILIASQMMTFLLLEEISWHGAVIALVLTVFASAWLARVMEPGRVWRRATGPQAAPNPA